In Crinalium epipsammum PCC 9333, the following are encoded in one genomic region:
- a CDS encoding group II intron reverse transcriptase/maturase: MFRHSSNASETWKNLPWKKFQKDLFRLQRRVFKAIQVGDKRKAMSLQRLILKSTAARMLAIRQVTQLNAGKRTAGIDGKASLNHEERFALSEELRTRSSKWKHQKLREIPIPKKDGTTRLLKVPTIGDRAWQCLVKLALEPAHEATFHAKSYGFRTGRAAHDAQKYLFDHLRSTSHGIEKRVIELDIEKCFDRIAHKSIMERLIAPSGIKLGIYRCLKAGVNPEFPEQGTPQGGVVSPLLANIALNGIEDIHQSVRYADDMVFILKPKDDAVAILEQISQFLAERGMKISEKKTKLTATTDGFDFLGWHFKVQNNGKFRCVPSEDNYKAFRQKVKHIVNNSNYGATTKAEKLAPVVRGWRNYHRHCKMDGSRNSLYHIQQRAFTVFNKEPKQTRNTSKSLLDKAFPTVPNSENKHINVKGEKSPFDGDITYWSERNSKLYNGETSKALKKQNHSCGYCGLKMLSNEKVHLHHIDGNHNNWKKNNLLAIHESCHDYAHMSKGASQEHREPDARKRARPDLNERGGR, encoded by the coding sequence ATGTTTAGACACAGCAGCAATGCTAGTGAAACTTGGAAGAATCTGCCCTGGAAGAAATTCCAGAAGGATTTATTCCGCCTCCAAAGGCGAGTGTTCAAAGCGATTCAGGTTGGAGACAAGCGGAAAGCTATGTCCTTACAGAGGTTGATACTCAAGTCAACCGCAGCTAGGATGCTGGCAATACGTCAGGTAACGCAGCTAAACGCTGGAAAAAGAACGGCAGGTATAGACGGCAAAGCCTCACTCAATCATGAGGAAAGGTTTGCTCTGAGTGAAGAACTTAGAACCAGAAGTAGCAAATGGAAACACCAGAAGCTACGGGAAATACCCATACCTAAGAAGGACGGGACAACCCGCCTTTTAAAAGTGCCGACTATCGGGGATAGAGCTTGGCAATGCCTGGTAAAACTAGCCCTAGAACCAGCACACGAAGCAACTTTCCATGCCAAGAGTTACGGGTTTAGGACGGGTAGGGCTGCACATGACGCTCAAAAATACCTATTCGATCATCTACGCTCCACGAGTCATGGAATAGAAAAACGGGTTATAGAACTCGATATCGAAAAATGCTTCGATAGGATTGCTCACAAATCCATAATGGAACGACTCATTGCCCCATCAGGCATAAAGCTCGGAATATACCGATGTCTCAAAGCAGGAGTCAACCCAGAATTCCCCGAACAGGGAACCCCGCAAGGGGGGGTGGTGAGTCCCCTATTAGCTAACATTGCACTCAATGGCATAGAGGACATCCACCAATCCGTGCGTTATGCGGATGACATGGTGTTCATTTTAAAGCCTAAAGACGATGCAGTGGCAATACTTGAGCAAATAAGCCAGTTTCTAGCAGAAAGGGGGATGAAGATTAGTGAAAAGAAAACCAAGCTAACCGCTACGACAGATGGGTTTGATTTCCTCGGTTGGCACTTCAAAGTGCAAAACAACGGTAAGTTTAGATGCGTCCCATCAGAGGACAATTACAAGGCTTTTCGTCAGAAAGTCAAACACATCGTCAACAACTCGAATTATGGTGCTACCACAAAGGCTGAGAAATTAGCCCCTGTAGTTAGAGGCTGGAGGAATTACCACCGCCACTGCAAGATGGACGGGTCACGAAACTCGCTATATCACATCCAGCAAAGAGCATTCACGGTATTCAACAAGGAACCAAAACAAACTCGCAACACCAGCAAGTCACTGCTTGATAAAGCATTCCCCACAGTTCCTAACTCCGAAAACAAACATATCAACGTCAAAGGTGAGAAATCGCCCTTCGACGGGGATATCACCTACTGGAGTGAGCGTAACAGCAAACTCTATAATGGCGAAACCTCTAAAGCTCTCAAAAAGCAAAACCATTCATGCGGATATTGTGGCTTAAAAATGCTTAGTAATGAAAAGGTACATCTCCATCATATTGATGGGAACCATAACAATTGGAAGAAAAACAACCTTCTAGCCATTCACGAAAGCTGCCACGATTACGCCCACATGAGCAAAGGCGCAAGCCAAGAACATCGGGAGCCGGATGCACGGAAACGGGCACGTCCGGATCTAAATGAGAGGGGCGGGAGATAA
- a CDS encoding histidine phosphatase family protein, with protein MEKRLTTRVIIVRHGQSSYNSQRRIQGRCDESVLTEKGRADASKVGETLKSLKFDAIYASPLQRAKSTAEIILSCLNYPTELQTSPNLMEIDLPLWEKMIKQDVKDKFPDEYKCWKQCPHEFSMSIPGENGSKDFFPVLALYEQAQHFWQELLSSNQGETILIVAHNGINRALISTALGIPAARYHSIQQSNCGVTVLNFAGKWGESVQLESMNQIGHMGVALPEPREGHPVPRLLLVRHGETEWNRQTRFQGQIDIPLNDNGRQQAQKAAEFLKEVPIHLAVTSPMVRPKETAEIILQYHPDVQLELNVELSEIGHGLWEGKLEAEIEQEFPGELDRWRNTPAEVQMPEGENLQQVWDRATEAWNDIVTAAANEAQTCMVVAHDATNKVILCYVMGLGLEDFWKIKQGNGAVTVIDYPQGLEGMPVLQSLNITSHLSGSVLDKTAAGAL; from the coding sequence ATGGAGAAAAGATTGACTACTCGCGTTATTATCGTGCGTCACGGTCAAAGCAGCTATAACAGCCAACGTCGCATCCAAGGTCGTTGTGATGAGTCAGTCTTGACAGAAAAAGGTCGCGCCGATGCTAGTAAAGTTGGTGAGACACTTAAAAGCTTAAAATTTGATGCTATTTATGCTAGTCCGCTACAACGGGCAAAAAGCACAGCAGAAATAATTTTATCCTGCTTGAATTATCCTACCGAATTGCAGACATCTCCTAACCTGATGGAGATTGATTTGCCATTGTGGGAGAAAATGATCAAGCAGGATGTTAAAGATAAATTTCCTGATGAATATAAGTGCTGGAAGCAATGCCCCCACGAATTTTCTATGAGTATTCCTGGGGAAAATGGCTCAAAAGATTTCTTCCCCGTTTTAGCGTTGTATGAGCAAGCGCAGCATTTTTGGCAGGAATTATTATCTAGCAACCAAGGAGAAACCATCCTGATTGTGGCGCACAATGGCATTAACCGCGCTTTAATTAGCACAGCATTGGGAATACCCGCCGCCCGCTACCACTCGATTCAACAATCTAACTGTGGCGTTACTGTGCTAAATTTCGCTGGTAAGTGGGGTGAATCTGTCCAACTAGAGTCGATGAATCAAATTGGACACATGGGAGTTGCTTTACCAGAACCAAGGGAAGGTCATCCAGTACCGCGCTTATTACTTGTCCGTCACGGCGAAACAGAATGGAACCGTCAAACACGCTTCCAAGGACAAATTGATATTCCACTCAATGATAACGGTCGGCAACAAGCACAAAAAGCGGCTGAGTTTCTTAAAGAAGTACCAATTCACTTAGCGGTTACTAGCCCAATGGTACGCCCCAAGGAAACAGCAGAGATTATTCTTCAGTATCATCCTGATGTGCAATTAGAACTTAATGTTGAATTAAGCGAAATAGGTCACGGGTTGTGGGAAGGTAAGTTAGAAGCAGAAATTGAGCAAGAATTCCCTGGTGAGTTAGATCGTTGGCGAAATACACCCGCAGAAGTGCAAATGCCTGAAGGGGAAAATTTACAACAGGTATGGGACAGAGCTACTGAGGCGTGGAATGATATTGTTACTGCTGCGGCTAATGAAGCTCAAACTTGTATGGTTGTGGCTCATGATGCTACCAACAAAGTTATTCTTTGTTATGTCATGGGTTTAGGGTTAGAAGATTTCTGGAAAATTAAGCAAGGTAACGGCGCTGTAACGGTAATTGACTACCCGCAAGGTCTAGAAGGAATGCCTGTATTGCAGTCTTTGAATATTACCAGTCACCTTTCTGGTAGCGTTTTGGATAAAACTGCCGCAGGCGCTTTGTAG
- a CDS encoding dihydroorotase, with the protein MNTLLQQVRVLDPVSGTDKIADVLIADGIIKSVADQILDFPEHTLVQNCQGMVLAPGLVDLYSHSGEPGFEERETVESLMKAATAGGFTRLAILPNTLPPIDNLGGLAQLQQKIQGKENFSPSHQRERGEEGGERRVQSQENLSPSPHLYFWGALTMGVKGEQMTELAELADAGVVGFADGKPIQNLGLLRRMLEYLKSLGKPVALFPCNQQLAGNGVMREGFQSVCFGLPGNPAISESSALAAILEIVEATGTPVHIMRVSTSRGVELIQSAKQRGLPITASTTWIHLLLNTNAVSSYDPNLHLEPPLGNPDDQEALIWGVRNGVIDAIAIDHTPYTYEEKTVSFGEAPSGTIGLELALPLLWQNFVVTEKWSALELWRVLSVQPAQFLGQSLKAITLDVPAELILFDPDKTWNVTTQTLKSRSSNTSWLGQQITGQVVQIWNSFKG; encoded by the coding sequence ATGAATACACTGCTTCAACAAGTAAGAGTATTAGACCCTGTTTCTGGAACTGACAAGATTGCTGATGTGTTAATTGCCGACGGCATAATTAAGTCGGTGGCAGATCAAATTCTGGATTTTCCAGAGCATACATTAGTGCAAAATTGTCAAGGTATGGTATTAGCGCCAGGGTTGGTTGATTTATACAGCCACTCTGGGGAACCAGGCTTTGAAGAACGAGAAACTGTAGAATCGCTGATGAAAGCTGCTACTGCTGGCGGTTTTACTAGATTAGCAATTCTCCCAAATACGCTACCGCCTATAGATAACTTAGGTGGGTTAGCACAGTTACAACAAAAGATACAGGGCAAAGAAAATTTTTCCCCATCCCATCAGAGGGAGAGGGGGGAGGAGGGAGGAGAAAGGAGGGTACAAAGCCAAGAAAATTTATCCCCATCCCCCCATCTATATTTCTGGGGCGCTCTTACTATGGGGGTAAAGGGTGAACAAATGACAGAGTTGGCAGAGTTGGCGGATGCTGGAGTTGTCGGCTTTGCTGATGGTAAACCAATCCAAAACTTGGGGCTATTACGGCGAATGCTGGAATACCTGAAAAGTTTAGGTAAACCTGTGGCTTTGTTTCCTTGTAATCAGCAATTGGCTGGTAATGGGGTGATGCGAGAAGGTTTTCAATCTGTTTGTTTTGGGCTACCTGGAAATCCTGCGATCTCAGAATCATCTGCCCTTGCTGCTATTCTAGAAATTGTGGAGGCTACTGGTACGCCTGTCCATATTATGCGGGTTTCAACTTCGCGCGGTGTGGAATTAATTCAAAGTGCCAAGCAGCGTGGTTTGCCGATAACAGCAAGTACCACTTGGATACATTTATTACTAAATACAAATGCAGTAAGTAGTTATGACCCTAACTTGCATCTAGAACCGCCTTTGGGGAACCCAGATGACCAAGAGGCATTGATTTGGGGAGTTCGTAATGGTGTAATAGATGCGATCGCAATTGATCATACACCCTACACCTACGAAGAAAAAACTGTTTCCTTTGGTGAGGCTCCATCTGGCACTATTGGCTTAGAATTGGCACTTCCTTTACTGTGGCAGAATTTTGTAGTAACGGAAAAGTGGTCTGCGCTGGAACTCTGGCGTGTCTTAAGCGTTCAACCAGCACAATTTTTAGGTCAATCTCTTAAAGCTATTACTCTAGATGTTCCTGCTGAACTAATTTTGTTTGACCCTGATAAAACTTGGAACGTTACAACGCAGACACTTAAATCTCGCTCCTCTAATACTTCTTGGTTAGGGCAACAAATCACAGGTCAGGTTGTGCAAATTTGGAATAGCTTTAAAGGTTGA
- the lepB gene encoding signal peptidase I, whose translation MTRVQNQPSENIPQQKSENPWVEAVKTIGLSAILAFGIRSFVAEARYIPSGSMLPTLQINDRLIIDKLSYKFKNPQRGDIVVFNPTETLEKQNFHDAFIKRVIGTPGDKVEVKGGRVYVNDQALREKYIEEEPHYNWGPVTVPSHSYLVLGDNRNNSYDSHYWGFVPTEKIIGRAAVRFWPMNRVGEVNPEPLYPSAK comes from the coding sequence ATGACTCGCGTGCAAAATCAACCATCAGAAAATATACCCCAGCAAAAATCCGAAAACCCCTGGGTAGAAGCAGTAAAGACAATTGGGCTAAGTGCAATTTTGGCATTTGGGATTCGTTCTTTCGTAGCGGAAGCACGGTATATTCCATCTGGCTCAATGTTGCCAACGCTGCAAATTAACGATCGCCTAATTATAGATAAATTAAGTTACAAGTTTAAGAATCCCCAGCGCGGAGATATTGTGGTGTTTAATCCTACTGAAACACTGGAAAAGCAAAATTTCCACGATGCTTTTATTAAACGGGTGATTGGTACACCTGGCGATAAAGTCGAGGTGAAAGGCGGACGGGTTTATGTTAACGATCAAGCTTTGCGAGAAAAGTATATTGAAGAAGAACCCCACTATAACTGGGGACCTGTAACAGTACCATCTCATTCTTATTTAGTACTAGGGGATAATCGTAACAACAGTTACGATAGCCATTATTGGGGATTCGTTCCTACTGAGAAAATAATTGGTAGGGCGGCGGTACGCTTCTGGCCCATGAATCGTGTAGGAGAAGTAAATCCCGAACCGCTATATCCTTCTGCTAAGTAA
- a CDS encoding glycosyltransferase: MTHFGLICPTSTGHLNTMLPLGKELQRRGHRVTLFGIFDAQSQTLAAGLEFQVIGETDFPKGTMPDSWAKLGELSGREAFRYTVSLLKDRTAVMLRDAPSVMKQAGVEALLVDQVSPEGGTIADFLGIPFITICSAVVLNRDESVPPYFTNWKYNPASWARMRNKLGYQVLKRIAQPITEVINEYRQEWKLPPHSSPNARYSQLAQISQQPFELEFPRENLPSCFHFPGPYHSLVGREVPDFPYEKLTGQPLIYASMGTIQNRLIKIFQQIAEACVGLDAQLVISLGGSTSPESLPELPGSPLVVKYAPQLELLKKATLTITHAGMNTTLESLNNGVPMVAIPITNDQPGVAARIAWAGCGEAIPIKSVNASKLRTAIRKVLTEDSYKKNAVRLQEAIKQAGGVEKAADIIEQVVATRKPVIQ; this comes from the coding sequence ATGACTCATTTTGGTCTAATTTGTCCCACCTCAACTGGACACCTCAACACCATGCTTCCGTTGGGAAAAGAACTGCAAAGGCGCGGTCATCGCGTCACATTATTTGGGATATTTGATGCTCAATCTCAAACATTGGCAGCAGGATTAGAATTTCAAGTAATTGGAGAAACTGATTTTCCAAAAGGGACGATGCCAGACTCATGGGCTAAGTTGGGGGAACTAAGCGGTCGCGAAGCATTTCGATATACTGTCAGTCTGTTAAAGGATAGGACTGCTGTTATGCTTCGAGATGCACCGTCAGTGATGAAACAAGCAGGTGTAGAAGCACTCTTAGTAGACCAAGTTTCACCAGAAGGAGGAACTATTGCGGATTTTCTGGGCATTCCCTTTATTACCATTTGCAGCGCAGTCGTACTGAATCGCGACGAAAGTGTCCCACCTTATTTCACAAACTGGAAATACAACCCTGCGTCGTGGGCGCGGATGCGTAACAAATTAGGTTATCAGGTGTTGAAGCGGATTGCACAGCCAATCACAGAGGTTATCAATGAGTATCGTCAAGAATGGAAACTACCGCCTCACTCTAGCCCTAATGCTCGTTATTCTCAACTAGCTCAAATCAGTCAACAGCCTTTTGAATTGGAATTCCCTAGAGAAAATTTGCCTAGCTGCTTCCATTTCCCAGGACCTTATCATAGCTTAGTTGGTCGAGAAGTTCCTGATTTTCCCTATGAAAAGTTAACTGGGCAACCGTTAATTTATGCTTCAATGGGAACTATACAAAATCGCCTGATTAAAATTTTTCAGCAGATTGCTGAAGCTTGTGTAGGATTGGATGCCCAATTAGTAATTTCTTTGGGTGGTTCTACTAGCCCAGAATCTCTGCCAGAACTTCCTGGTTCGCCTTTGGTTGTAAAATATGCGCCACAACTAGAATTACTTAAAAAAGCTACTCTTACTATTACCCACGCGGGCATGAATACTACTTTAGAATCCCTTAATAATGGGGTGCCGATGGTGGCTATTCCGATTACTAACGATCAACCAGGGGTAGCAGCGCGTATCGCTTGGGCAGGATGTGGTGAAGCCATACCTATTAAGAGTGTAAATGCTTCCAAACTGCGAACTGCGATCCGGAAGGTGTTAACAGAAGATTCTTACAAAAAGAATGCAGTCAGGTTACAAGAGGCGATTAAGCAAGCTGGGGGAGTCGAAAAAGCGGCTGATATTATTGAACAGGTTGTAGCAACAAGGAAGCCAGTCATACAGTAA
- a CDS encoding sulfotransferase family protein, with product MQSKTENMQSTGINHTPDDSYLDLLEEVDFNPVFIMGDHRSGTTLLYKTLVATECFNYVSAYNVIQYDQLLPNKVNQTQNQARQELEELMQSLGISDRIIDNVEATPDLPEEYGFILKNSGYESYLNPDNLPVFTQLCRKIQFVSVSDRPLLLKNPWCFPHFMYVKSVFPEAKFIFIHRHPIDVINSKLKATRSILATRNPYLVLLSEQYAQIFKNPMQRFVYRLLYSTYFDLGLRHVTKSAVQSTTYFLQNIDSLPKTDYVSVKYEDLCNEPEETILKILGFLGLKQRSTLAYNTLIKPRPVKLLPEVQGKYEQIRQKLQPYFAYHSYDT from the coding sequence ATGCAATCAAAAACGGAAAATATGCAATCTACAGGCATCAATCACACTCCCGATGACTCCTACCTCGACTTGCTAGAGGAAGTAGATTTTAATCCCGTTTTTATTATGGGAGACCATCGGTCAGGGACGACCTTGTTGTACAAGACATTGGTAGCAACAGAGTGTTTCAACTATGTCAGCGCCTACAATGTCATTCAATATGATCAGCTTTTGCCCAATAAGGTAAATCAAACCCAGAATCAGGCTCGTCAGGAGTTGGAGGAACTCATGCAATCCCTAGGGATAAGTGATCGCATAATTGATAATGTGGAAGCAACTCCAGATTTGCCTGAAGAGTATGGATTCATCCTCAAAAATTCTGGGTATGAGTCCTACCTAAATCCTGACAACCTACCTGTTTTTACACAGTTGTGCAGGAAGATTCAATTCGTGTCTGTTTCAGATAGACCACTGTTGCTCAAGAATCCCTGGTGCTTTCCCCACTTCATGTATGTCAAGAGCGTTTTTCCAGAAGCTAAGTTTATATTTATTCATCGACATCCGATTGATGTCATCAATTCTAAGTTGAAAGCCACACGCTCTATATTGGCTACCCGGAATCCCTACCTTGTTCTACTATCCGAGCAGTACGCACAGATCTTCAAAAATCCCATGCAACGCTTTGTTTATCGGCTGTTGTATTCAACGTATTTCGACCTGGGATTGCGTCATGTGACTAAATCGGCTGTTCAATCAACAACTTACTTTTTGCAGAATATTGACTCTTTGCCAAAGACAGATTATGTATCTGTCAAATATGAAGACCTATGTAATGAGCCAGAGGAAACCATTCTTAAGATTTTGGGGTTTTTGGGACTCAAGCAGCGATCAACTTTAGCTTATAATACGTTGATCAAACCACGCCCGGTCAAGTTATTGCCAGAGGTGCAAGGGAAGTATGAGCAAATCCGCCAGAAGTTGCAACCGTATTTTGCTTACCACAGTTACGATACTTAG
- a CDS encoding dipeptide ABC transporter ATP-binding protein has translation MSQVLFNVENLRVSYPNSRATAQTQWAVDDVSFTLQPGEKLGLVGESGCGKSTLGRAAMRLLPAGSQVEGKVSFNGQLVFDLTPAELRRFRGEAVALIFQDPMTRLDPLMTIGEHCLETLQAHQPQLSRRQAKEKAIETLEAVKIPASRWAQYPHEFSGGMRQRVAIALALLLNPKLIVADEPTTSLDVTVSAQILQELTRLCRERDMALILISHDLAMVGEYCDRIAVMYQGKMVEAGATQKIFQNPQHEYTKSLLEAALHIQAVSEKEATDVVTDGVEATPLVLRVTDLKQYYTLERNFIEKLFKQEDTVIKAVDNINLNLYQGEILGLVGESGCGKSTLSRTILQLIRATSGKVEFFGKDLTKLSTQSVRASRRDIQMVFQDPHACLNPLMTVGESIADPLFIHNLATKDTAKDQVIKMLERVGLTPAEEYYQRYPSDLSGGQQQRVAIARALITRPKLLICDEPVSMLDASVQSQVLDLMLELKDEFNLTYLFITHDLWLARFLCDRIAVMNSGQIVELGKTHDIFTNPQHPYTQTLLKAAPLLARQA, from the coding sequence ATGAGCCAAGTTTTGTTTAATGTCGAAAATTTGCGGGTATCCTATCCCAACAGCCGCGCTACCGCTCAGACACAATGGGCTGTAGATGACGTTTCTTTTACCCTCCAACCTGGAGAAAAGTTAGGTTTGGTTGGGGAGTCTGGTTGTGGTAAATCTACGCTGGGAAGGGCAGCAATGCGCCTTTTACCCGCCGGAAGCCAAGTTGAAGGTAAGGTAAGTTTTAATGGTCAGTTGGTTTTTGATTTGACACCTGCTGAATTACGGCGGTTTCGTGGTGAAGCGGTGGCGCTGATATTCCAAGATCCGATGACACGCCTTGATCCCTTAATGACTATTGGTGAGCATTGTTTAGAAACGTTGCAAGCTCATCAACCACAATTATCAAGGCGACAAGCGAAGGAAAAAGCAATTGAAACTTTAGAAGCTGTCAAAATACCCGCGAGTAGATGGGCGCAGTATCCCCATGAGTTTAGCGGTGGGATGCGTCAACGGGTAGCGATCGCACTTGCGTTACTCCTCAATCCTAAGTTAATTGTCGCTGATGAACCGACTACTAGCTTAGATGTAACTGTATCGGCGCAGATATTACAGGAGTTAACTCGCTTATGTCGTGAGCGCGATATGGCGCTGATCTTAATTTCTCACGACTTGGCAATGGTGGGGGAATATTGCGATCGCATTGCTGTGATGTACCAAGGCAAAATGGTAGAAGCAGGCGCTACTCAAAAGATTTTTCAAAATCCACAGCATGAATATACGAAATCGCTTTTAGAAGCAGCTTTGCATATTCAAGCGGTAAGTGAAAAGGAGGCAACGGATGTTGTAACGGATGGGGTGGAAGCGACTCCACTGGTTTTGCGTGTGACTGATTTGAAGCAGTACTATACTTTAGAGCGTAATTTTATTGAGAAGTTGTTTAAGCAAGAAGACACAGTTATCAAGGCTGTGGATAACATTAATCTCAATTTGTATCAAGGGGAAATTTTAGGATTAGTGGGAGAATCGGGTTGTGGTAAAAGTACCTTATCTCGCACTATTTTGCAGTTAATTCGCGCCACAAGTGGGAAAGTTGAATTTTTTGGAAAAGATTTAACTAAGCTGTCTACTCAGTCAGTCAGGGCTTCGCGGCGTGATATCCAAATGGTGTTTCAAGATCCTCACGCTTGCCTTAACCCGTTAATGACTGTGGGAGAAAGTATTGCTGATCCGTTATTTATTCACAACCTTGCTACTAAAGATACAGCAAAAGATCAGGTAATAAAAATGCTGGAACGAGTTGGACTAACTCCAGCAGAAGAATATTATCAAAGATATCCCTCTGATTTATCTGGGGGACAACAACAACGAGTTGCGATCGCACGTGCCTTAATTACCCGTCCGAAGTTGTTAATCTGTGATGAACCTGTAAGTATGTTAGATGCTAGTGTGCAATCGCAAGTATTAGATTTGATGTTGGAGTTAAAAGATGAATTTAACTTAACCTATTTGTTTATTACTCACGATTTGTGGTTAGCGAGGTTTTTGTGCGATCGTATTGCTGTGATGAATAGTGGTCAAATTGTAGAGTTAGGAAAAACTCACGATATCTTTACAAATCCTCAGCATCCTTATACCCAGACCTTGTTAAAAGCTGCTCCGTTATTAGCGCGGCAGGCATAA
- a CDS encoding zf-TFIIB domain-containing protein, translating to MNCPKCKHSPLMDSTLSGKLAVNSCQDCQGSWIRANDYENWHQENASEEPDLFSQIHHVDYVPSPFDNKAALCPDCQRILSRAKVSLKTSFYIERCSSCNGIWCDGGEWDVLEKLGWHTHIEQLFTAGWQARMREYQHAEQERQAIVDKVGSEIAEKVFELATILEQHPNGDFAAAYLMRRCEKDKTSFLNQLKL from the coding sequence GTGAACTGTCCCAAATGTAAGCATTCACCATTAATGGATAGCACCTTGAGTGGCAAATTAGCTGTTAATTCTTGCCAGGATTGCCAAGGTAGCTGGATTCGCGCTAACGATTATGAAAATTGGCATCAAGAAAACGCATCTGAGGAACCGGATTTATTTTCGCAAATACATCATGTAGATTATGTACCATCACCTTTTGATAACAAAGCAGCTTTGTGTCCAGATTGCCAGCGCATTTTGTCTCGCGCCAAGGTTAGCTTAAAAACCTCATTTTATATAGAACGCTGTTCTAGCTGTAACGGGATTTGGTGTGATGGCGGCGAGTGGGACGTTTTGGAAAAATTAGGGTGGCATACTCATATAGAACAATTGTTTACGGCTGGATGGCAAGCGCGGATGCGCGAGTATCAACACGCAGAACAAGAGCGACAAGCAATTGTGGATAAAGTAGGATCAGAAATTGCGGAAAAAGTATTTGAGTTAGCAACTATTTTGGAACAGCACCCTAATGGAGATTTTGCGGCTGCTTATTTGATGAGGCGTTGTGAAAAAGATAAAACGTCTTTCCTCAATCAGCTAAAACTGTAA
- the patD gene encoding heterocyst frequency control protein PatD, producing the protein MLPPSHRDRYQEFLQALLQLQKAATTPNQEGASVNAALEKVQQIFTTQILNLSLDQLDLPELSRMQSYLTEIHRLMRMLQMDMMFLQASQHRETKEQRQEAFDHRVKSLIGWCESILQTE; encoded by the coding sequence ATGTTACCACCGTCACATCGCGATCGCTACCAGGAATTTTTACAAGCACTCTTGCAACTCCAAAAAGCTGCTACTACACCAAATCAGGAGGGCGCATCCGTAAATGCTGCCTTGGAGAAAGTGCAACAAATTTTTACTACCCAAATCTTGAACTTAAGCCTAGATCAGCTAGATTTGCCGGAATTATCCCGTATGCAATCTTATTTAACGGAAATCCATCGGCTGATGCGGATGTTACAGATGGATATGATGTTTTTGCAGGCATCCCAGCATCGGGAAACTAAAGAGCAAAGGCAAGAGGCTTTTGATCATCGGGTCAAAAGTTTGATTGGTTGGTGCGAATCCATCCTCCAAACGGAATAA